A region from the Nitrospiraceae bacterium genome encodes:
- a CDS encoding Gldg family protein, translating to MMNKKVLTGSGLIMAAVLFGVFNMVSNAAFSSARFDLTEHDLYTLSEGTKNVLKSLSEPITLRFYLSKALATGLPGIKSYATRVQEMLEEYAQVAGDQLYLEVIDPEPFSEEEDRAVAFGLQGIPLDGGSTQFYFGLAGTSSTDELEVISFFQPEREEFLEYDLTKMIHTLANPKKKVLGLLSTLPIDGSGGMPFMAQQGGGQPWLILSHIEQMFEVKKIETTATTIPEEISVLMIVHPKSLSEATLYAIDQYVLRGGHAMIFVDPLAESDSGGGNPMNPMGGGPRNSDMPTLFGAWGLELVKGQVLGDLPLAKKVQVQLQNRLQVVDYPVWIDFRQDHFSDKDIVTAQVPSITVASAGIIRKKGETGTTVEPLIQSDEAAMQIEASRLSVMPDVSGLLNSYRPEGEKFSVAARVTGTVKTAFPEGKPQAEANASENPDMSSEAETQTKDHLTESKDSINVIVVADTDILQDRFWVQVQNFFGQRIGIPNSGNGTFVTNALDNLTGSNDLISVRSRAGYSRPFTLLRLLQQEAEQRFRQKEQVLQEQLKATERKIQELQSQKPEGNAMILSVEQQEAMGQFRKELLQVRKELRGVQHELGKNIESVERWVKFINIGLVPLLIGIVGVWISSSGIRKKGFPKAK from the coding sequence ATGATGAATAAAAAAGTACTCACGGGAAGTGGTCTCATCATGGCAGCCGTTCTGTTCGGCGTCTTCAACATGGTGAGTAATGCCGCGTTTAGTTCTGCTCGTTTCGATCTGACAGAACATGACCTCTATACCCTGTCTGAAGGTACCAAGAATGTTCTTAAGAGTTTGAGTGAACCCATTACACTAAGGTTTTATCTCTCCAAAGCCCTGGCAACCGGCTTGCCGGGCATAAAAAGCTACGCAACACGCGTTCAGGAGATGTTGGAGGAATATGCACAAGTCGCGGGAGACCAACTGTACTTGGAGGTGATAGATCCTGAACCGTTTTCAGAAGAAGAAGACCGGGCAGTCGCGTTTGGTCTGCAGGGTATTCCGCTTGATGGTGGCAGCACCCAATTTTATTTTGGATTGGCCGGGACCAGTTCCACGGATGAGTTGGAAGTGATTTCATTTTTTCAACCAGAGCGGGAAGAATTTTTGGAGTATGACCTGACGAAGATGATTCACACGTTGGCCAATCCCAAGAAAAAAGTTCTTGGCCTGCTGAGCACCTTGCCCATTGATGGGAGTGGGGGCATGCCGTTTATGGCACAGCAGGGAGGGGGGCAACCCTGGCTTATTCTCTCTCATATCGAACAAATGTTCGAAGTGAAAAAAATTGAAACGACGGCAACGACTATCCCTGAAGAGATTAGTGTCTTAATGATTGTGCATCCCAAGTCCCTGAGTGAAGCCACTCTTTATGCAATCGATCAATATGTTTTGAGAGGCGGGCATGCCATGATTTTCGTGGATCCTCTGGCGGAATCCGATAGCGGAGGGGGAAACCCCATGAACCCGATGGGCGGCGGCCCCCGGAATTCGGATATGCCTACGTTATTTGGCGCCTGGGGGCTTGAGTTGGTGAAAGGGCAGGTGTTGGGAGATTTGCCGTTGGCCAAAAAGGTGCAGGTCCAACTGCAGAACCGTTTGCAGGTGGTAGATTATCCTGTCTGGATTGATTTCCGCCAGGACCATTTCAGCGACAAGGATATCGTTACGGCTCAGGTGCCATCGATCACGGTGGCATCAGCAGGCATCATCCGAAAGAAGGGGGAGACGGGGACCACGGTCGAGCCGCTCATCCAATCGGATGAAGCCGCCATGCAGATTGAGGCCTCACGCTTATCAGTCATGCCGGATGTCAGCGGCTTACTCAACAGTTATCGCCCTGAAGGGGAAAAATTTTCCGTAGCCGCCAGGGTAACGGGAACCGTGAAAACGGCATTTCCTGAGGGAAAGCCTCAAGCGGAGGCGAATGCGAGTGAGAATCCGGATATGTCCTCAGAAGCTGAAACCCAGACCAAAGATCACCTCACGGAATCGAAAGATTCCATCAATGTGATTGTGGTGGCCGATACGGATATCTTGCAGGACCGGTTTTGGGTTCAAGTCCAAAACTTCTTTGGACAACGGATAGGTATTCCCAACTCAGGCAATGGCACGTTTGTCACCAACGCCTTGGATAATCTGACGGGAAGCAATGATCTCATTAGTGTGAGAAGCCGTGCGGGATACTCCCGGCCATTCACGCTTTTGCGGCTGTTGCAACAGGAAGCAGAGCAACGCTTCCGGCAAAAGGAGCAAGTGCTCCAGGAACAGCTCAAGGCGACGGAGAGGAAAATCCAGGAACTGCAGAGTCAAAAGCCTGAGGGAAATGCCATGATCCTGAGTGTTGAACAGCAGGAGGCCATGGGACAATTTCGAAAGGAATTGCTCCAGGTTCGCAAAGAGTTGCGTGGCGTACAGCATGAGCTCGGTAAAAACATTGAGAGCGTGGAACGTTGGGTGAAATTTATCAATATCGGGCTTGTGCCGTTGCTGATTGGTATTGTCGGGGTATGGATCAGTTCTTCAGGGATCAGGAAGAAGGGATTCCCAAAAGCTAAGTAA
- a CDS encoding DUF4340 domain-containing protein produces the protein MNVKTLGILAALTIAGIVLAIFVNQKPASQFPQSGELLFPELLSVVNDVNEMVVETKDQTVTLMRGENAWRVKEKAGYRADVEKVKQTLIGLAELRILEPKTKNPELYDRLGLQDKDQEGSLSTTLTLKTPNNPEAAKVILGNQRPAKGNPRMSEIYARKPGDPQTWLITGNLPLEKVAGEWLDKEVTALTTKRVHQVTVRHPGGDTLLVSKDKPEDLDFQLDSIPAGSKVASQFNVNNVVGTLVQLSLEDVKEAQEVNFQDRSGVTAVLETFDGLRLEVQTVKQEDKIFGKFSAEYDQNLVQPVDTIPFSEKGETVTAPDSTEDEKAPQSSEAKKIEEMQEELSSKEDSVLKKPEEVRREVEAFNQRVGGWAYELPTFRVENFSKAKKDLLETIP, from the coding sequence ATGAACGTCAAAACTCTAGGCATCCTGGCCGCCCTAACCATTGCTGGCATTGTTCTAGCCATTTTTGTGAATCAAAAGCCGGCCTCTCAGTTTCCACAGAGTGGTGAGCTGTTGTTCCCGGAATTATTGTCGGTGGTCAATGACGTGAACGAAATGGTAGTGGAGACAAAGGACCAAACCGTGACGCTGATGCGTGGGGAGAATGCTTGGCGGGTTAAGGAGAAGGCAGGGTATCGCGCTGATGTGGAGAAGGTAAAACAGACTCTCATCGGGTTGGCGGAATTGCGGATACTGGAACCCAAAACGAAAAATCCGGAGTTATACGATCGACTGGGGTTACAGGACAAAGACCAGGAAGGTTCACTTTCGACAACTTTGACACTGAAAACCCCGAATAATCCTGAGGCGGCAAAGGTGATTTTAGGGAATCAACGTCCTGCCAAAGGAAATCCACGGATGAGTGAAATCTATGCCCGAAAGCCGGGAGATCCCCAAACCTGGTTAATAACAGGGAATTTGCCGTTGGAAAAAGTGGCGGGAGAGTGGCTTGATAAGGAAGTAACGGCGCTGACGACTAAGCGCGTGCATCAAGTGACGGTCAGACATCCCGGCGGGGACACTCTTCTTGTCTCAAAGGATAAACCGGAGGATCTTGATTTTCAGTTGGATTCCATCCCTGCAGGCTCTAAAGTGGCTTCCCAGTTCAATGTGAATAATGTGGTGGGGACTCTCGTGCAGCTCTCATTAGAGGATGTGAAAGAAGCACAGGAGGTGAATTTTCAGGACCGTTCTGGAGTGACGGCTGTATTGGAAACCTTTGACGGACTCAGGCTTGAAGTTCAAACGGTCAAACAGGAAGACAAAATTTTTGGAAAATTTTCTGCGGAATATGATCAAAACCTGGTTCAACCTGTTGATACCATCCCTTTCTCTGAAAAAGGGGAAACGGTTACAGCGCCGGATTCTACTGAAGACGAAAAGGCCCCTCAATCTTCAGAAGCGAAGAAAATTGAGGAAATGCAAGAAGAGCTTTCCTCCAAAGAAGACTCAGTATTAAAAAAACCGGAAGAGGTTCGGCGAGAAGTTGAGGCGTTCAATCAGCGTGTGGGAGGCTGGGCGTACGAATTGCCAACGTTCCGGGTCGAGAACTTTTCAAAAGCCAAGAAAGATCTTCTTGAAACAATTCCCTAG
- a CDS encoding glycosyltransferase, whose protein sequence is MNKISRNDNQQKVRNTLKFSFPEITISIIVPVYNGGEAFRQCLISLAALQPPPMEIIVVADGDSDGSWQLAKQFGVQVIRLPVTSGGPAYPRNVGAVQAKGEYLFFVDADVCVHSDTLGRVAETFHNNPDLTALIGSYDDTPAEPNFLSQYKNLFHHYVHQKAQREASTFWGACGAIRRDIFLEIGGFDENYRRPSIEDIELGYRLKKTGHQILLCKDIHVKHLKRWGICSMLKADFFYRAIPWTELILRDRRFTNDLNIRHSERLCVVLTYGLVGALMGAIWWVPLLAVAALIMGSLVIINAPLYRFFQKKRGFRFALQSVPWHWLYYLYSGLAFAIGVARHVFLGDTRQESTMPALVPESFDINRTSGRQ, encoded by the coding sequence ATGAACAAGATTTCTCGAAATGACAATCAGCAGAAAGTCCGTAATACGTTGAAATTTTCCTTCCCGGAAATAACGATTTCAATTATTGTTCCTGTGTACAACGGGGGTGAGGCCTTTCGTCAATGCCTGATAAGTCTGGCTGCTTTACAGCCTCCTCCCATGGAAATAATTGTCGTTGCCGATGGTGACTCCGATGGATCCTGGCAATTGGCGAAACAGTTTGGGGTTCAGGTCATTCGACTTCCTGTTACTTCAGGAGGACCGGCATACCCCCGAAATGTTGGGGCAGTTCAGGCTAAAGGCGAATACCTCTTCTTTGTCGATGCCGATGTGTGCGTGCATTCAGATACTTTGGGACGGGTGGCAGAAACCTTTCACAATAATCCGGACCTCACTGCGTTGATTGGGTCGTATGATGACACCCCTGCCGAACCAAATTTCCTGTCCCAATACAAAAATCTCTTTCACCACTACGTCCATCAAAAGGCCCAAAGAGAGGCTTCGACGTTTTGGGGTGCTTGCGGGGCCATCCGCCGTGATATTTTCCTGGAAATCGGCGGTTTTGATGAAAATTATCGTCGTCCTTCTATTGAAGACATTGAGTTGGGCTATCGATTGAAAAAGACCGGTCACCAGATATTGTTGTGTAAAGATATCCATGTGAAACATCTGAAACGATGGGGTATCTGCTCAATGCTTAAAGCAGATTTTTTTTACCGCGCAATCCCTTGGACAGAATTAATTCTGCGGGATCGCAGGTTTACCAATGACTTAAATATCCGGCATTCCGAGCGCCTTTGTGTCGTGTTGACATATGGGCTCGTGGGAGCCTTGATGGGAGCGATCTGGTGGGTTCCATTGCTGGCGGTGGCGGCCTTAATCATGGGTTCGCTAGTGATCATTAATGCACCCCTCTATCGCTTTTTTCAGAAAAAACGAGGGTTCCGGTTTGCCCTGCAGAGTGTGCCCTGGCATTGGCTGTACTATTTGTATAGTGGCTTGGCGTTTGCCATAGGTGTGGCACGCCATGTTTTTTTGGGAGACACCCGGCAGGAGTCGACCATGCCGGCTCTTGTCCCTGAATCCTTTGATATCAATAGAACGTCAGGGAGGCAATAG
- a CDS encoding NAD(P)/FAD-dependent oxidoreductase, which yields MASHPVVVIGAGPAGLTAAYELGKNSSSSLILEAGKQVGGISQTVNYRDFRFDIGGHRFFSKVPMVTELWNEILGDHFLLRPRISRIHYNQHFFDYPLKATNALAGLGVVEALLVCFSYAKVKVFPNAQEENFEQWVINRFGYRLYQIFFKTYTEKVWGISCTEISADWAAQRIKNLSLKEAVRNALLGQRGGKKGEIVTSLIEQFHYPRLGPGMMWERCEELVAGFGSQTLKGMKVEGIRHRHGRVDCVSARASSGELVEFEGSHFVSTMPLRELIEAMDPQPPEKVIEAALGLRYRDYLTVVLVVNCEDVFPDNWIYIHSPEVKMGRIQNYKNWSPYMVPDPSRTSLGLEYFLWDKDDEWTWSNERLIEFGTRECAQLGLINPSEVEDGTVVRMEKAYPVYDHRYQDHVRTIRQYLETFSNLQTIGRNGLHRYNNQDHSMVTGVYAARNIMGESHHDVWAVNTEKAYHEEDRKTSGNGGDRMVPVRVQVSGDELPIENEEELIEIVFAKLDPVAMGVAVGSISGLLILIGTVILVLKGGPVVGPNLSLLGNFLFGFQVTWGGSLIGFLEGGVGGFALGYSGASLRNWSMQAYAKFIRWREEVNRRRNLLD from the coding sequence GTGGCATCTCATCCTGTCGTGGTCATTGGCGCCGGTCCTGCAGGCCTTACGGCGGCCTATGAACTTGGGAAAAACAGTTCTTCCTCCCTTATCCTTGAGGCCGGGAAACAGGTAGGAGGCATATCACAAACGGTCAATTATCGAGACTTTCGTTTTGATATCGGTGGTCATCGATTTTTTTCAAAAGTGCCGATGGTGACAGAGTTATGGAATGAAATTCTCGGTGACCACTTTCTCCTTCGGCCTCGGATAAGCCGCATCCATTACAACCAACATTTTTTTGACTATCCGCTTAAGGCCACTAATGCGTTGGCCGGACTGGGGGTCGTGGAGGCTCTTCTGGTCTGTTTCAGTTATGCCAAGGTCAAGGTGTTTCCAAATGCCCAGGAGGAAAACTTTGAACAATGGGTGATTAATCGTTTTGGATATCGCCTGTACCAGATATTCTTCAAAACCTACACGGAAAAAGTCTGGGGGATTTCCTGTACCGAGATATCAGCCGATTGGGCCGCGCAACGAATCAAAAACCTCTCGTTGAAAGAGGCCGTTCGAAATGCCCTACTTGGTCAAAGGGGCGGAAAGAAGGGTGAAATTGTGACCTCGCTCATTGAGCAGTTTCATTATCCTCGCTTAGGTCCGGGGATGATGTGGGAACGGTGCGAGGAATTGGTGGCTGGTTTTGGATCTCAGACATTAAAAGGCATGAAAGTCGAGGGTATCAGACACCGCCATGGGCGAGTAGATTGTGTTTCCGCGCGAGCCTCATCAGGGGAACTTGTGGAATTCGAAGGGAGCCATTTTGTGTCGACGATGCCTCTGCGCGAGTTAATCGAGGCCATGGATCCTCAACCCCCTGAGAAGGTTATAGAGGCTGCCCTTGGCCTGCGGTATCGGGACTATTTAACCGTGGTTCTGGTGGTTAACTGCGAAGACGTATTCCCTGATAACTGGATCTATATCCATTCACCTGAAGTCAAAATGGGACGAATCCAGAATTATAAAAATTGGAGCCCGTATATGGTGCCGGATCCCTCACGGACTTCGCTGGGCCTTGAGTATTTTCTCTGGGATAAAGACGATGAGTGGACATGGTCGAACGAGCGGTTGATCGAATTTGGTACACGGGAATGTGCCCAACTCGGGCTCATTAATCCTAGCGAGGTTGAAGACGGGACCGTGGTTCGTATGGAAAAGGCCTATCCGGTATATGATCATCGCTATCAGGATCACGTCCGGACGATTCGACAGTATCTGGAAACATTTTCAAATCTTCAGACCATTGGACGAAATGGTCTGCATCGCTATAACAATCAGGATCATTCCATGGTGACGGGGGTCTATGCCGCGAGAAATATCATGGGTGAATCCCATCATGATGTATGGGCGGTAAATACCGAAAAAGCCTATCATGAGGAAGACCGTAAGACTTCCGGCAATGGCGGCGATCGAATGGTGCCTGTTCGCGTTCAGGTGAGCGGGGATGAACTTCCCATAGAAAATGAGGAAGAGTTAATCGAGATCGTGTTTGCCAAGCTGGATCCTGTCGCCATGGGTGTGGCTGTCGGTTCCATCAGTGGTCTCCTCATCTTGATTGGGACGGTGATTTTGGTCCTCAAAGGCGGGCCGGTAGTGGGGCCCAACTTGTCTCTGCTGGGAAATTTTCTATTTGGTTTTCAAGTCACGTGGGGTGGTTCACTGATAGGTTTCCTGGAGGGAGGAGTCGGGGGATTTGCGCTAGGATACTCAGGTGCCTCACTCCGGAATTGGAGCATGCAGGCCTATGCGAAATTCATCCGGTGGCGAGAGGAAGTAAATCGTCGTCGCAATCTTCTAGATTAG
- a CDS encoding methyltransferase domain-containing protein, whose translation MTRPDRLWRQHSDSINQSLLFRWLPSQPVGRLLKTDMFDELVGEGLTPFLQARAHSVIGMDLSFGNTHLSCRGQTSVCGACADVRDLPFGNESFEVVVSNSTLDHFQTFDEIIVSLRELHRVLRKGGQLILTLDNSANPIIAARNVLPFKLLNRLGILPYYVGATCGPWRLQQLLRQTGFDVKDVTAVLHCPRILAVLAAKILWSCANSSVQQRFLRLIRVFETMSRWPTRYLTGHFIAVRAERK comes from the coding sequence ATGACCCGCCCGGATCGACTTTGGCGACAACACAGCGATTCAATTAATCAATCTCTTCTCTTTCGTTGGCTCCCCTCACAACCAGTAGGTCGCTTGTTAAAGACGGACATGTTTGACGAATTGGTGGGAGAGGGCCTTACGCCTTTCTTGCAGGCCCGAGCACATAGTGTCATAGGAATGGATCTGTCCTTCGGGAACACGCATTTAAGCTGTCGGGGCCAGACGAGCGTTTGTGGAGCTTGTGCGGATGTTCGCGACCTCCCGTTTGGAAACGAGTCGTTTGAGGTGGTGGTGTCGAATTCCACTCTGGACCACTTTCAAACCTTCGATGAGATTATCGTGAGTCTGCGTGAATTGCATCGGGTGCTTCGCAAAGGCGGTCAGCTAATCCTGACATTGGATAATTCTGCCAATCCGATTATTGCCGCGCGTAACGTTCTTCCGTTCAAATTATTAAACCGGTTGGGTATCCTTCCATACTATGTGGGTGCCACCTGCGGTCCCTGGCGTTTACAGCAGCTCCTGCGACAGACAGGCTTCGACGTGAAGGATGTCACCGCGGTGCTCCATTGTCCCCGGATTCTTGCCGTGCTCGCTGCCAAAATTTTGTGGTCCTGCGCGAACAGTTCAGTACAACAACGATTTTTGCGTTTGATACGGGTATTCGAAACCATGTCTCGCTGGCCTACCCGGTACTTGACCGGGCATTTTATTGCTGTTCGAGCTGAAAGGAAATAA